The genome window GTAATAAGTTTGCAAATCAtacagaaaaaaatattaattaaaagaaaataaaacagtGGGTAAACAATCTAGGAATCCAGCAGTACCCATCACCTAAAATGTCATAACACCACCAAATTTGGAAATAACCATTTAGTTCAATTATTAACACAATCCTTCCGTTAAGCAAGAAAGGAAGACTGTACAACGCACATACCTATAAACTATAGAGATGCATGTCATTTCATCACAAAACAATATGAGAAATTAAATGTTACTCTGCCATGcccattaaaaatatatattgcatgAGCGCATCAAACACAAAACCTACCTAGAGGCTACATGTAAAATGGACAAAATAAGAGAGAAAAACTGCTACCAGTTACTGTTTTGCACAGGTACGGCAAGAAGCTGCAGTAAATCGCGTCAAACCACTTATATAGGATCTCCTCTAAACCTAGTAGACAATATTATATTTGTAGTTCGCTCCAAGGATTGGTGAGCAAACAGATCCACAGAGAGGTATTATGACCTTTAATAGACCAAGCTGAAACATTTAATATACAATTCTATAATTTGTGTGATACTAGAAACATTAGAACTTGAAAATAAAGATATAGCAGGTAGAAACAGATAAATCATACATTCTTTTTAACTACTAAGAAAAGAAAGTTAAAAAGGCATTCAACTCTTATATCCAGAAAGAAAAGCACTTAATTCAACTCAAGGTAGGTTACTGAAAAATGTCTATGGTATCTTGACTACGAAATTCTAGATGCTCCAAGTTAATGGTTCAACTTACAGGTATTGTAAATTCTTCAACTGACCGAGAGGAACCAGTTGACCAGATAATGCTGCATTCCCAAGATCGCTGCATGAAGCCATATACAATAATCAGCAccaactcaaaaaaaaaaaataaaaaaaataaaataaaaaaatccggAAAACATGTGACATGCCATAAGCATTAAGCAGTCGCGATTTTCCAAGGAACAATTTAATAAAAGCTTATTCTCGCTGCTAAAACTAGCaggaaaataacaaaaataatttcatattctatacatttacaaaaagtttatatatatagacacagaaATAGAAATAATCCAACTAAGATAAATGTAAGTTCGCAAGAGACGGGCAACGGCCTATCTCAAAAGAATCTGCAGATGAAGATTTATCAGATATAATTATCTGtatagtattatatatttatttaaaaggtAAATTTATGGAAAATGCTCACGCATAATTTCTTTTTATCGTGAGAAGATATTTTTTGACATGATAAATGCTCCTTTCAGATAAAGAATGTTTTTGCACTTGATCTTTAGATAGAAAACATTTAAACACTAAATTTCTCCTTTACTATTAACTTGTTATCATGtgctaaaaaataaatataggaAATGACCTACACTCTTATAACACTGTTTTCATTGTTACATGTAACATGAAACCATGTGCAAGGATTTACAAGCGTAGGATCCCAGCTCTGCAGGACATTGTTAGGGTCTTGTAAACTTGTCCGTAAGCTGTGTAATGCATCACCTGTAAAAGATAGTGCATCCATTAGGTAATGATTATAACATATCCATACTAACTATAAACAGGAGCTTTTTGCAGAGATCTGCagatatcatattttttagaTATCTCCTGTCAAGGATAGTGCATTCATCAGGTAACTATGACTGCTAATGACGTAAGGGGGTAGTCGCTATCAGGATATGGTAGTGACTTGATTACAGGGTACCTACTATCAGGATATGAGTAGTGACGTAAttactaaaaataaattataggaaGCGACAATGAGAAATATTCAACAATAAAGTGATTAAATCAGTCGATATGCACCTTTTCTCGTCCGATGTGGAGCTGAGCCAAGGGGGGAGtataatttgttatttttaaagaGATTGCACATATAAGTGGAGGCCTTCTAGCATGTAAACAATATCGAGTACAAGAAATGCAACTTTCCGTTctctaaaagtatatatatatatatatatatatatatatatatatatatatatatatatatatatatatataaagaatacACCCATGAAACAACCAGCAGaggaaaacataaaaatatcctATATAGAAATTTGAAAGAGAAGATGAAAGAAAACCGTTTCGAAGAAGACATCTTTAGACTCAAACCctatcttttaaataaaaaaccaAAGGCATCAAGAAATATAACGTCATGTGTGACAAAAAGTCGTTAATTATAGTCACAACATTTATGAAAAATACAAGGGGATGTTTTCTGTctatttatacacacacacacacacaccatcaTATGCTAATAAAACATGCTATGTAACTGAATTTTTTCTAGAAATCCTTTTTAGTATGGCATCACATGACATACTAGTGTGAAGCGCTCAGAAATTATTTGCGGCATGTTGAACACTTATGCGTATCTCCTAAAGTTATTAGTAGAGATTTATATGGTATTTCAACAACTAATCACGATTGTTAATTCAAACATTTAACAAACCGAAGGTCAAGTGATTAAACTATTACACATGTAATCTCTTTTAATACATTCCTGGAAAACTCAAACCTGTTACAAAAGATTCTTAGAATACACTGGCTGCTAACCTAATTTCATCTCTTTTCCTAAAACACCAACTAAACTCGTCACTGTCATACAAGCAAGTCAACAAACTCCTATAAAAAACTAATCTTCCATTCCCTACCACAAAGAATCAGAAGAAATAGATCAAAAAGAATCCAAAATATTTTGTCATATACAATTCCAGCAAAATGAACAATTCACTAGTCATTTTCAGCAGGTCACCATCATCAAACATGAATAAAATTGTACTCAACCAactcattaaaaattaattacactTGTTTCCTGAAATAAATAAACATTAATTACCATCCAACCAAGACCAAATCAAActaaatctatcaattaaacaCATAAAGAAACAAACAATTAATCACACGAAAAACAACACATAAAAACACACAGTATATAAGCAGAACAAAAAGTACCTTCCATATTAGCAGAAATGATGAGTAAGAGATGGAACACGAAAAGCGAAACAGTGATCTCTCGCGCCATGGCTAAACCTTCTTCTCAACCTACCTTTCATCAATTTCAACACTCACAGAAACCCTAGCTATACATACAAATGCAGTTAGTCAATTACGCACACAACAATCATATATATACGAATCTGAACTcgcgaagaagaagaagatctctAGAAAATTAGGGAATATGAGTACATTACGGAGCTGCTGCTTTATTTCTCTCTCTCCAGGAAATATGAAACAGTAATAAAGTGGGTGTAAATTATATCTCTAGATGTCTAATGCTAAGTGTGTTTTGCTTTTTTGTTAAAGCAGTTTAGTTTCTCCGTCTACACTTTCTGtttggggagagagagagagagagagagagagattgagagtgTGTTGAGATATCACGTCTTGCTTTTGGACCGTTTTGGTCAATGCTTCAACGTCCTTCTCTACAACACGGGCAAAGTCATTATTTTTCAGGTTACATGCCTAAATcatgtttcaattttttctttaaatcATGTGACAAACACATTGATTTAAgggaatttttgataaatatatattaaaaagtagtTTTTTGCATATTTACTTTTTCAAAAAAACGAAAATTACACTAATATctctttatttttgaaaattgcgGATATACTACCTTTTAATTAGGTGGTTAGTTTTGGTTGCTCCTTTCCGAGAAAACAGTTAACAGTCGAGCTCTTGTTCCTCTCCATCTCGtcaaaacacatcaaccaaACTCGCGATTTCTTCAATCGAATTCGCAACTCTTTCACTCAGATTAACGTTCAAAAGGTATGTtctttgtttttatttgttGTTGATTGTCTTTCGAACTTGTTTTGAATCGATTAAGCTTAAAACAGAGATCTGTAGATGTACTGTTTATAATTTGTTCAGTTGATAGTTTACACAAATTGCATAAAATTGCTGATGATATTGTGTTGATTTCACTTAAGATTTTGAAGTAGTTTCATTTGAGTTTAATTTAGTTGCATTTGATTCACTTCTACATAGCCTGGAGGAGCTGTAGAGGTTGTAGTATTTCAGATATAGGATATAGTTGTGGATTATTTTGTGTTGATTCCACTGCATCAGTTTGTACTGGTTTAATTTGGCTTGAATTTAGTGGCATTCAATTGAATCTTACAAGGCCTGCAACAGCTCTTAGAGGTTGTTCTGTTTCAGATATCAGATATAGTTGTGGATTATTTTGTGTTGATTCCATTGCATCAGTTTGTATTGGTTTCATTTGGCTTGAATTTAGTGGCATTCAATTGAATCTTACAAGGCCTGGAGCAGCTCTTAGAGGTTGTTTTTTTCACATATTGGATAAAGTTCTggattattttgttttgattccaCTGCCTGACTTTGGACTGTTTTTATTTGCATTTAGTTTAGTGGCATTCAATTGAATATTATAACTCCTGCAGCAGCTCTTAGAGATTTTATGTTTTGTAATATTTGCTAAAGTTGTGgattattttgatttgattccACTGCCTCACTTTGGATTGTTTTTATTTGCATTTAGTTTAGTGGCATTCATTTGAATATTATAACTCCTGCAGCATCTCTTAGAGGATGTATTTTTTGCCATATTGGATAAAGTTCCGCAATATTTTGTGTATCATTTATCTTGTGTCATTTATCTGTAATTTGGTTGCATTATCTTGGATCTTACATGGTTTGTGGAATCCATTTAGCACtgcaattgatttttttttggcttATTGACATTGCAGGGATGTCTAATATTCCAGTTATTGTTCAGCATAGTGGGCattggaatgaaactacaaactaTACGGCTTTTAAGGTTTTTAGTTTGTTAGTTGCTCTGAATTATGATTATGCCAAGCTGTTGGGAATGATATGCAATGAACTTCAGTTGAAAACAGAATCAACTTCGGTGATAATTGAATATCAAGCCAAAGATGGTTATCCTCCTTTCAAAATAGTTGATGACCTCCATGTTATGTTCTATCTAGAGCTCAAGAAAAGGGAACCAGAATTAACCAAATATCCTTTGTGTGTGTCGTTTGAGAACCGAATTCAGCAACTATCATCTCTGTCTAATCGTAGTGAAATGACAAATGATGAATTGTGTGCTGAGGTTCAAAGTATTCAGGGCATATCTTCAAATACTGACCTTCTTAACAGCAATGAGGTGAATACAGAGATTGTTGAAGATTATGTTGATTATGCAGAGGAAATATCTCGACAAATGATGGAGTTGTCACCTATAGCAAGTTCACAGGAAGAAATAATTGAAATCAGCAAGGAAGCAGTTATCAGCAACAAGCAGCATAAAGATTTAGCATTGTTTCAGAAATATAAAGATAAGGAAACATTGCAGATGGTTCTTAGTTTCTATGCTATCAACAACAATTGTCAGTATAAGGTTAAAAAGTCTTGCAAGAATGAGTACTATCTGGTATGTGTTGACAAAAATTGCGAGTGGAAGTTGCGGGCATCAAGAAGTGGAAACACAAATCACTTTATCATCAGAACATTTGTCAACAGTCATACTTGTTCTCTTGAAATAAGATTCAAGAATCAACGTCAAGCAACAACAAGTGTTATAGCAGATGTTATAAAACACAAGTTTGCGAATATCAAGACAAAATACAATGTTGCTGATATTATTAGAGATATGAAGCATGATCATAATGTGCAAATCAAATACAACAAAGCTTGGAGATCAAAAGAGAAAGCTAAGGAAATTATGCAAGGGAATGCAACCCAATCTTTTGCTGATTTATATTCTTATTTGTATATGCTATACACTACAAATGCAGGATCAATAGTTGAGTTGCAACTGACTCAGAATAATTGTTTCCTATATGTGTTAGTCGCGTTGAATTGTTCAATAAAAGGCTGGATGTTCTGTCTACCTGTGGTTGTGGTTGACGACACATTTTTGAAATCATCTTATGGAGGGACTTTATTGGTTGCAGCAACTCAAGATGCTGGAGGGAAAATATTTCCATTAGCTTTTGCTGTAGTTGATTCAGAGAATGATCATTCATGGCAATGGTTCTTTGAGAAGTTTAGAAAGGCTTATGGTGGAAGAGAAGACATGGTGATAGTATCTGATCGACATGAAAGTATAATCAAGGCTGCCAACACAGTGTATCCAGAGGTACCAAATGTTTTCTGCGTTTTTCACCTACTTGGAAACATTAAAAGCAAGTTCAAGAAAAActtgaagaaaataaaagagGCATTCTGGTGTGCTGCAAATGCTTATACTTTAAAGAAGTTTAATTACCACATGAAGGAATTGGAAAAAGTTGACAACAGGGTGCAATTGTTTTTGGAAGAGATTGGCTATGAGAAGTGGTCCAAGGTGCATTCAACAAATAACAGGTACTCTAATATGACATCAAATGTTGCAGAGTCTCTCAATTCTGTCATAATTTCTATCAGGGAACTCCCAATCTGCACAATGTTAGAAAGTTTAAGATCTTTGATTCAAAAATGGAGCTGGAGAAATAGGAATGAAGCTACTGCTACATCAACAATATTAACTAGGAAatatgaagatcagttgaagaaaaacTACACGTTCTCAGTTGATCTGACTGTAAGAGTTTTGCCTTTTAATGCaacttaattatttatgattttgacaTCTTCTTGTCTAAATTTACTGTAAATGATTAGGTTCATCCAACAAATCACATCATTTTTGAAGTCGTTAATGCTAACAAAAAGAACATAGTTGATCTCAGCAACAAAACTTGCACCTGCAAAAGGTTTGTGCAACTACTGTATCATTTACATACTTTTATCAGTAATGTTTATC of Daucus carota subsp. sativus chromosome 3, DH1 v3.0, whole genome shotgun sequence contains these proteins:
- the LOC108212287 gene encoding uncharacterized protein LOC108212287 codes for the protein MSNIPVIVQHSGHWNETTNYTAFKVFSLLVALNYDYAKLLGMICNELQLKTESTSVIIEYQAKDGYPPFKIVDDLHVMFYLELKKREPELTKYPLCVSFENRIQQLSSLSNRSEMTNDELCAEVQSIQGISSNTDLLNSNEVNTEIVEDYVDYAEEISRQMMELSPIASSQEEIIEISKEAVISNKQHKDLALFQKYKDKETLQMVLSFYAINNNCQYKVKKSCKNEYYLVCVDKNCEWKLRASRSGNTNHFIIRTFVNSHTCSLEIRFKNQRQATTSVIADVIKHKFANIKTKYNVADIIRDMKHDHNVQIKYNKAWRSKEKAKEIMQGNATQSFADLYSYLYMLYTTNAGSIVELQLTQNNCFLYVLVALNCSIKGWMFCLPVVVVDDTFLKSSYGGTLLVAATQDAGGKIFPLAFAVVDSENDHSWQWFFEKFRKAYGGREDMVIVSDRHESIIKAANTVYPEVPNVFCVFHLLGNIKSKFKKNLKKIKEAFWCAANAYTLKKFNYHMKELEKVDNRVQLFLEEIGYEKWSKVHSTNNRYSNMTSNVAESLNSVIISIRELPICTMLESLRSLIQKWSWRNRNEATATSTILTRKYEDQLKKNYTFSVDLTVHPTNHIIFEVVNANKKNIVDLSNKTCTCKRFELDQIPCGHAIAVLQMSGLDVYDYCSTYYRKETMISAYKENVYPVGSKENWEVPDSVKALIVYPPEGRIRVGRPKKNRCKPHWERNAITFKPIKCNKCHQTGHNRRTCRNPMKNK